A genomic window from Plasmodium malariae genome assembly, chromosome: 10 includes:
- the PmUG01_10053000 gene encoding fam-l protein has translation MKQKINILLFIKFTTFILLCCICHFYIHVVYYYYLSTLKLLLEENCNNCKKFPARNYRLLSKYKKNCDSNALCLKEELPTKGFSPPNDISTNKKDKLEKNKKKNGCSSMIVGDYKPDVKNKTCIFETKEYSNLEKKIFKELDYTNFLKNNRTISNKVYRKLICKKYGLRIILPVLFFLFLLIIFILEVALGYVGKTSLLYVLGLNKVNLTSLSSQEPWKYIIEALKKTDFLKHAIETGVSPQRVCELCISATEVSDICILGQFFRILIYFVPFIIMSITIISRIIYYHKKVKKYEKIKLRKR, from the exons atgaagcaaaaaattaatattttattatttattaaatttactacgtttatccttttatgttgtatatgtcatttttacattcatgtggtatattattattattta aGTACTCTTAAGCTATTGTTAGAGGAAAATTgcaataattgtaaaaaatttccTGCAAGAAATTATCGTTTACTGTCAAAATACAAGAAGAATTGTGATTCAAATGCTTTATGTTTAAAAGAGGAATTGCCAACTAAAGGATTTTCCCCCCCAAATGATATATCTACTAATAAGAAggataaattagaaaaaaacaaaaaaaaaaatggatgtTCATCAATGATTGTAGGAGATTATAAACCAGATGTGAAAAACAAAActtgtatatttgaaacGAAAGAATATTccaatttagaaaaaaaaatattcaaggAACTTGATTATAcgaattttcttaaaaataacagGACTATTAGCAATAAGGTTTACagaaaattaatatgtaaaaaatatggattaCGCATTATTTTACCtgtattattctttttgtttttattaataatatttatattagaaGTAGCACTGGGATATGTAGGAAAAACTAGTTTATTGTATGTATTAGGTTTAAACAAGGTTAATTTAACATCCTTGTCCAGCCAAGAACCATGGAAATACATTATAGAAGCGTTGAAAAAGACAGATTTCCTTAAGCACGCTATAGAAACTGGAGTTTCCCCCCAGAGAGTATGTGAACTTTGTATTAGTGCAACAGAAGTTAGTGATATCTGTATTTTAGGACAATTTTTTcgcattttaatatattttgtaccTTTCATTATAATGAGCATAACCATAATATCacgaattatttattaccataaaaaagttaaaaaatatgaaaaaattaaattaaggaaaagataa